In a genomic window of Diadema setosum unplaced genomic scaffold, eeDiaSeto1 scaffold_24, whole genome shotgun sequence:
- the LOC140245718 gene encoding uncharacterized protein: protein MASKHTIEECVQKSQSSQGRCTYQTPSNTTFITLTCVVSGFKPGVSIEWTDESGQRLKSMTSQQTALSDDTYERFEKINVSAKHGTEQTFVCIATGDSLNGTSTTEITLLPASGKHDNVGLIIGLVIGIPAAGSILFLLVRKFQRKCDKDCGRLEVSEDSPPNVQTALNIEDESKKWYSVQWADFKLYCRRLKDVSTQHPRIPFWLYAVYRFALAAYFFALLITHVVFAEETLGPKFLIYLEAWTYITATYYVNIALVNTAIDFKNSEQHGTLNMLKDKFRYQIQWFLFNLTATPSIITTFDWGPLYFAKSEKVSILLYVSIYLLPSVVCLIEIFLTLIVVRFLHVVYPALFLISYLLFTVIYWVAGGTDPFGNPFTYYFLDFGNYPGIAAAHIVGFSFATLLVQAILKGLYILRVRCMDSQRTEAAPPRSPTEEASAVELEGLTT, encoded by the exons ATGGCATCAAAACATACAATCGAGGAATGCGTCCAGAAGAGCCAGTCCAGCCAAGGCAGGTGTACGTACCAAACTCCGTCCAACACTACTTTCATTACATTAACGTGTGTCGTGAGTGGATTCAAGCCTGGCGTTTCTATCGAATGGACCGATGAGTCTGGACAGAGACTTAAGTCCATGACTTCGCAACAGACGGCACTATCTGACGACACGTATGAGAGGTTCGAGAAAATCAATGTTTCAGCCAAACATGGGACAGAGCAAACCTTCGTGTGCATAGCTACCGGTGACTCACTGAATGGAACGTCAACCACGGAAATCACTCTTTTGCCTGCATCAG GAAAACATGATAATGTCGGTCTCATCATTGGACTTGTCATTGGCATACCAGCTGCCGGATCCATCCTATTTCTCCTTGTTAGAAAGTTTCAGAGAAAATGCGATAAGGATTGCGGACGGTTAGAAG TTTCAGAGGACTCACCACCGAACGTTCAGACAGCACTGAATATTGAAGATGAGAGCAAAAAGTGGTACTCCGTACAATGGGCGGACTTCAAACTTTATTGCAGACGACTGAAGGACGTGTCCACACAACAC CCACGAATACCTTTCTGGTTGTACGCCGTCTACCGATTCGCACTCGCCGCCTATTTCTTCGCTCTTTTGATAACTCATGTCGTATTTGCAGAGGAGACACTGGGCCCGAAGTTCCTCATATACCTGGAAGCATGGACATATATTACAGCAACATATTATGTAAACATTGCCCTTGTTAATACTGCCATTGACTTCAAAAACAGCGAGCAACATGGAACACTTAACATGCTCAAAG ACAAATTTCGGTACCAGATTCAGTGGTTTCTCTTTAACCTCACCGCCACTCCTTCCATCATTACTACTTTCGACTGGGGGCCGCTGTACTTTGCCAAGTCAGAAAAGGTATCGATCTTACTTTACGTCAGCATCTACCTCCTTCCCAGCGTCGTCTGCCTCATCGAAATCTTCCTCACGTTGATCGTCGTCCGTTTCTTACACGTGGTCTACCCGGCCTTGTTCCTGATCAGCTACCTTCTATTCACTGTCATCTACTGGGTGGCTGGAGGAACGGACCCGTTCGGAAACCCCTTTACTTATTACTTTCTGGACTTTGGAAACTACCCCGGCATCGCCGCCGCCCACATTGTCGGCTTCTCCTTTGCAACGCTGCTGGTTCAGGCCATTTTGAAGGGATTGTACATTCTCCGTGTTCGATGTATGGATAGTCAAAGAACAGAAGCCGCTCCTCCTAGAAGTCCTACTGAGGAAGCGTCAGCTGTCGAGCTCGAAGGTCTGACCACGTAG